Proteins co-encoded in one Conger conger chromosome 4, fConCon1.1, whole genome shotgun sequence genomic window:
- the dynlt2b gene encoding dynein light chain Tctex-type protein 2B yields MEETDTVEHTYIIRPNYQHKFKVGVVKECIREVLKEQLGGASYNPQQISSMCRSVADCIKDKLKEQGFDRYKLAVQVVIGEQRGEGVKMAARCFWDADTDSYAQDVFMNDSLFCVAAAFGCFYY; encoded by the exons ATGGAAGAAACTGATACGGTggaacatacatacataatcaGACCGAATTATCAACACAA GTTTAAGGTGGGAGTGGTGAAGGAATGTATCCGAGAGGTTCTGAAAGAGCAGCTTGGGGGGGCATCGTACAACCCGCAGCAGATCTCCAGTATGTGCCGTTCAGTTGCTGACTGTATCAAGGACAAACTCAAAG AACAGGGGTTTGACCGGTACAAGCTGGCGGTGCAGGTGGTGATAGGAGAACAGCGTGGAGAAGGAGTGAA GATGGCTGCCCGCTGCTTCTGGGATGCAGACACTGACAGCTATGCCCAGGACGTCTTCATGAAT GACAGCCTGTTCTGCGTGGCTGCTGCCTTCGGCTGCTTCTACTACTGA
- the hykk.2 gene encoding hydroxylysine kinase: MSMKEAKPRLSEAQASQLIGRLFGLTVTKSRPLPSYDDQNFHVVVSEGGEYILKIMNSVLSEDLDVLELQTYAMSFLHQHGLPAQTALPCLTGPLMSLENIDCGHGSQKYLVRLLTYLPGTTIAKIPCSPHMLFQVGRTAATMDTILQKMEHPKLEALQRGNFLWKLSNVHMLEPYLPALEGEDDKRIVKDILKMFQTQVLVNVSSFRKCINHGDFNDLNILVEPDTQYPSGHKISGILDFGDMSSGYYVFELAITIMYMMIESESPLEVGGPMLAGWESVFPLNEAERDALYLLVLARFCQSLVMAQHSVTLYPEDREYLLITTRKGKHHLLRLWKMGKEAVLTKWVEDARAYSGRK, translated from the exons ATGTCAATGAAGGAAGCCAAGCCCAGGCTCAGCGAGGCCCAGGCCTCGCAGCTGATTGGCCGTCTCTTTGGGTTGACTGTGACAAAGTCCCGCCCCCTGCCTAGCTATGATGACCAGAACTTCCATGTGGTGGTCAGTGAGGGAGGCGAGTATATTCTGAAGATCATGAACTCTGTGCTCAGCGAAGATCTGGATGTGCTGGAGCTCCAGACCTACGCCATGTCCTTCCTGCACCAGCATGGCCTGCCTGCACAAaccgccctgccctgcctcaccGGGCCCCTGATGAGTCTGGAGAACATAG ACTGTGGACATGGCAGTCAGAAGTACTTGGTGCGATTACTGACCTATTTGCCCGGCACCACCATTGCTAAGATCCCCTGCTCCCCACACATGCTGTTCCAGGTGGGAAGGACAGCAGCTACAATGGACACCATACTGCAGAAG ATGGAGCACCCCAAACTGGAAGCCCTGCAGCGGGGGAACTTCCTGTGGAAGCTGAGTAATGTGCACATGCTGGAGCCCTACCTGCCCGCGCTGGAGGGAGAAGATGACAAGCGGATTGTGAAGGACATCTTGAAGATGTTCCAGACACAGGTCCTGGTGAATGTGAGCTCCTTCCGCAAGT GCATAAACCATGGGGATTTCAACGATCTCAATATCCTAGTGGAGCCAGACACTCAGTATCCTAGTGGACACAAAATCTCTGGGATCCTGGACTTTGGGGACATGAGCAGTGGCTACTATGTCTTCGAGCTGGCCATCACCATCATGTACATGATGATTGAGAGCGAGAGTCCGCTGGAAGTGGGGGGCCCGATGTTAGCAGGCTGGGAGAGTGTGTTCCCGCTGAATGAGGCAGAGCGGGATGCCCTCTACCTGCTGGTACTGGCCCGGTTCTGCCAGTCACTGGTAATGGCCCAGCACTCAGTGACTCTGTACCCTGAAGACAGAGAGTACCTGCTGATCACTACCCGCAAGGGGAAGCACCATCTCCTCAGGCTCTGGAAGATGGGCAAGGAGGCTGTGCTCACCAAGTGGGTGGAAGATGCCAGGGCATACTCAGGCAGGAAGTGA